Proteins encoded within one genomic window of Pseudomonas cannabina:
- a CDS encoding MurR/RpiR family transcriptional regulator produces MTSTEASVDMPPSSAEGLLRLITDEYDSLPRQLKRIASYMSQQSDRIMVDRISDIARECEVHPSAIVRFSQRFGFSGFSEMQALFREAYTHKTTPVQNYQQRIRSMIANKSQKASAGDLARECVDATLSGLERLSAELDDVEFEKAVDLVVNADNIYVVGVRRSFAVADYLVYNLQHTNKRIHLISGLGGSYREQMRSVRANDLVIAISFTPYGKETQHCLRIAQHHQAKTLIITDSNLSPLAKRANSVLLVNEGSSFAFRSLSATLCLCQALFIAVAYRLELKVDEIHEQVGFDD; encoded by the coding sequence ATGACCAGCACCGAGGCGAGTGTCGACATGCCGCCCAGCAGTGCCGAAGGTTTGCTGCGCTTGATCACCGACGAGTACGACAGCCTGCCCCGCCAGCTCAAGCGCATCGCCAGCTACATGAGCCAGCAGAGCGACCGGATCATGGTCGACCGGATCAGCGATATCGCCCGTGAATGCGAGGTTCATCCGTCGGCCATCGTGCGCTTCTCGCAGCGCTTCGGGTTCAGCGGTTTCAGCGAAATGCAGGCGCTGTTTCGTGAGGCTTACACCCACAAGACCACGCCGGTGCAGAATTACCAGCAGCGCATCCGCAGCATGATCGCCAACAAGTCGCAAAAGGCCAGCGCAGGCGATCTGGCCCGCGAATGCGTGGACGCGACCCTGTCCGGGCTGGAACGCCTGAGTGCCGAGCTGGATGACGTCGAGTTCGAAAAGGCCGTGGATCTGGTGGTCAACGCCGACAACATCTATGTAGTGGGTGTACGGCGCTCGTTCGCAGTGGCGGATTATCTGGTTTACAACCTGCAACACACCAACAAACGCATTCACCTGATTTCAGGTCTGGGCGGCAGTTATCGTGAGCAGATGCGCAGCGTGCGCGCCAATGACCTGGTGATCGCGATCAGCTTCACGCCTTACGGCAAGGAAACCCAGCACTGCCTGCGCATCGCCCAGCACCATCAGGCCAAGACCCTGATCATCACCGACAGCAACCTGTCGCCTTTGGCCAAGCGCGCCAACTCGGTGTTGCTGGTCAACGAAGGCAGCTCGTTCGCCTTTCGCTCCCTGAGCGCGACCCTGTGCCTGTGCCAGGCGCTGTTCATCGCCGTGGCCTATCGGCTGGAGCTAAAAGTTGACGAAATACATGAGCAGGTGGGGTTTGATGATTAA